In Streptomyces dangxiongensis, one DNA window encodes the following:
- a CDS encoding SPOR domain-containing protein — MSEGTVSLPWIVIRQDDNGNRYRVGRYATRAEAQKIADSFDDRGHKQMYWVERIGQNGDGARN, encoded by the coding sequence ATGAGTGAGGGCACGGTCTCACTGCCCTGGATCGTGATACGGCAGGACGACAACGGCAACCGCTACCGCGTCGGCCGGTATGCGACCCGCGCGGAGGCGCAGAAGATCGCCGACAGCTTCGACGACCGGGGGCACAAGCAGATGTACTGGGTCGAGCGCATCGGCCAGAACGGGGACGGCGCGCGCAACTGA
- a CDS encoding SpoIIE family protein phosphatase: protein MSEIPAKATESEDPSDGARNQAAEAAAAPGDAMWQSSPPGSIYDYIKVASFSISPGGLVEQWSLRAEQLFGIPAARAVGMDPIEAFIDPDLRDRGQRKMAEILDGREWTGVVPFRMPDLPDGTRGEEGLAEVYVMPTRTAEGDKAAVCIVVDVRTLRSIETDLAASQAIFGQSPFGFLLIDDDLRVRRANHRFASIFGGAPDDHRGREVHDYLPRGEAERVSATLRRVLESGESITDMHVTGFVPGSEERRHWSINLYRVHSGTGRPIGIAWLGTDITARREAAREAAAARRNLALLNDAGARIGNSLDLETTARELLDVVVPGFCDLATVDLYQGLLTGDEAPPGLADGSAELRRVAFASAVSGAPFSSSGKPVEVGAVHHFPFSSPCADALRTARPQRVPAEEGGLVQSTLAVPMVAHDTVVGLAQFARTKGSEPFGDRDRDLAVELAARAAVCIDNARLYRREHERALILQRSLLPPGDPEASGLDIACRYLPGNAATEVGGDWFDVIELPGHRTALVVGDVMGRGLRAAVAMGELRTAVRTLALLDLEPAEVLSALDEIARGLGTPGGVQQATRTARQPRDADLSEVYLATCVYAVYDSVTRRCTFANAGHLPPVLVEPGETALMLDVPPGMPLGVGGEPFEEVEVELPEGALLALYTDGLVESRHHPLDEGLQAFVGALTDPSRPLEDVCDHVLNTLDTHHGEDDIALLMARVQGLPEESVGDWTLPREPRSVGRAREYARAQLAGWGLEPLIDTTELLVSELVTNALRYGEGDIRLRLLLDRTLVCEVWDSGLVQPRRRRARDTDEGGRGLQLVGLLSAAWGSRRTPRGKTVWFELPLPGGEGTLTDPAEALLSLF from the coding sequence GTGAGCGAGATACCAGCGAAGGCCACGGAGTCCGAGGACCCGTCGGACGGCGCGAGGAACCAGGCCGCGGAGGCGGCCGCGGCACCCGGCGACGCCATGTGGCAGAGCAGTCCGCCCGGTTCGATCTACGACTACATCAAGGTCGCGTCCTTCTCCATCAGTCCCGGCGGGCTGGTCGAACAGTGGAGCCTGCGCGCCGAACAGCTCTTCGGCATCCCCGCCGCACGCGCCGTCGGCATGGATCCCATCGAGGCGTTCATCGACCCCGACCTGCGCGACCGCGGCCAACGGAAGATGGCCGAAATTCTCGACGGGCGCGAGTGGACCGGTGTGGTGCCCTTCCGGATGCCTGACCTGCCGGACGGCACCCGCGGCGAGGAGGGCCTCGCCGAGGTCTACGTCATGCCCACCCGCACCGCCGAGGGCGACAAGGCCGCCGTCTGTATCGTCGTGGACGTCCGCACGCTCCGCAGCATCGAGACCGACCTCGCCGCCTCTCAGGCGATTTTCGGTCAGTCTCCGTTCGGTTTCCTGTTGATCGACGACGACCTGAGGGTCCGTCGGGCCAACCACCGCTTCGCCTCCATCTTCGGCGGAGCCCCGGACGACCACCGGGGCAGGGAAGTCCACGACTACCTGCCGCGCGGCGAGGCCGAGCGGGTCTCGGCCACCCTGCGGCGGGTGCTGGAGAGCGGTGAGTCGATCACCGACATGCACGTCACCGGGTTCGTCCCGGGCTCCGAGGAGCGCCGGCACTGGTCCATCAACCTCTACCGCGTGCACAGCGGCACCGGCCGGCCCATCGGCATCGCCTGGCTCGGCACCGACATCACCGCCCGCCGCGAGGCCGCCCGTGAGGCCGCCGCCGCGCGGCGCAATCTCGCCCTGCTCAACGACGCCGGCGCGCGCATAGGGAACTCCCTCGATCTGGAGACCACGGCCCGCGAACTCCTCGACGTCGTCGTCCCCGGCTTCTGCGACCTCGCCACCGTCGACCTCTACCAGGGTCTGCTGACCGGTGACGAGGCCCCGCCCGGCCTGGCCGACGGCAGCGCCGAACTGCGGCGCGTCGCCTTCGCCAGCGCTGTCTCCGGCGCCCCCTTCAGCAGCTCCGGGAAACCCGTCGAGGTCGGCGCGGTCCACCACTTCCCCTTCAGCTCGCCCTGCGCGGACGCCCTGCGCACCGCCCGCCCGCAGCGTGTGCCCGCCGAGGAGGGTGGCCTCGTGCAGTCCACGCTGGCCGTGCCGATGGTCGCCCACGACACGGTCGTCGGACTCGCCCAGTTCGCCCGGACCAAGGGCAGCGAGCCGTTCGGCGACCGGGACCGGGACCTGGCGGTCGAGCTGGCCGCACGGGCCGCGGTCTGCATCGACAACGCGCGCCTGTACCGGCGGGAGCACGAACGGGCGTTGATACTGCAACGGTCCCTGCTCCCGCCCGGCGACCCCGAGGCGTCCGGCCTGGACATCGCCTGCCGTTATCTGCCCGGCAACGCGGCCACCGAGGTCGGCGGCGACTGGTTCGACGTCATCGAACTGCCCGGTCACCGTACGGCGCTGGTCGTCGGGGACGTGATGGGGCGGGGTCTGCGCGCGGCCGTGGCCATGGGCGAACTCCGTACGGCCGTACGCACCCTGGCCCTGCTGGACCTCGAACCGGCCGAGGTGCTCTCGGCGTTGGACGAGATCGCGCGGGGGCTCGGCACGCCGGGCGGGGTCCAGCAGGCCACCCGCACCGCCCGTCAGCCCCGGGACGCCGACCTGTCCGAGGTGTACCTCGCGACCTGCGTGTACGCCGTCTACGACTCCGTGACCAGGCGCTGCACCTTCGCCAACGCCGGCCATCTGCCGCCGGTCCTGGTCGAGCCCGGCGAGACGGCCCTGATGCTGGACGTGCCGCCCGGGATGCCGCTCGGCGTGGGCGGCGAGCCCTTCGAGGAGGTCGAGGTCGAACTCCCCGAGGGCGCGCTCCTCGCGCTGTACACCGACGGCCTCGTCGAGTCCCGCCACCACCCCCTGGACGAGGGCCTTCAGGCCTTCGTCGGTGCGCTCACCGACCCCTCCCGCCCCCTGGAGGACGTCTGCGACCACGTCCTGAACACCCTCGACACCCACCACGGCGAGGACGACATCGCGCTGCTGATGGCCCGGGTGCAGGGGCTGCCCGAGGAGTCCGTCGGCGACTGGACGCTGCCGCGCGAACCGCGCAGTGTCGGGCGGGCCCGGGAGTACGCCCGCGCGCAGCTCGCCGGCTGGGGCCTGGAACCGCTGATCGACACGACGGAACTCCTGGTGAGCGAGCTGGTGACCAACGCGCTGCGATACGGCGAGGGGGACATCAGGCTGCGGCTGCTGCTGGACCGCACGCTGGTCTGCGAGGTCTGGGACTCCGGGTTGGTCCAGCCACGGCGACGGCGGGCCCGGGACACCG
- the sbnB gene encoding 2,3-diaminopropionate biosynthesis protein SbnB — protein MSGATVHDVLDGRENEVVDLVARAYTAHGRQQTVNPPSYFLRFPDRPDSRIIALPASLGGEFGVDGIKWISSFPANITSGLPRASAVLILNDHETGYPFACLESSIISATRTAASAALAADRLHAGRPRPRRITFFGTGLIACSTHRYLTGTGWDFDTVTIHDHSAEYARGFADYVSGTGHEGTVTVSDDAETAVRGSDLIVFATTAGEPHVHEPDWFSHNPTVLHISLRDLSPAIILGSTNVVDDVEHSLKANTSPHLAEQATGNRSFINGTLSDVLDGTAELPTDRPLVFSPFGLGVLDLAVGVHVYGEALRRGLATPVPGFFHVLSRYA, from the coding sequence ATCAGCGGAGCGACCGTGCATGACGTCCTCGACGGCCGGGAGAACGAGGTCGTCGATCTCGTCGCCCGGGCCTACACCGCGCACGGCCGGCAGCAGACCGTCAATCCGCCCAGCTACTTCCTGCGCTTCCCGGACCGCCCCGACTCCCGGATCATCGCCCTGCCCGCCTCCCTGGGCGGGGAGTTCGGTGTCGACGGCATCAAGTGGATCTCCAGCTTCCCCGCGAACATCACCTCGGGCCTGCCGCGGGCGTCCGCCGTCCTCATCCTCAACGACCACGAGACCGGCTATCCCTTCGCGTGCCTGGAAAGCTCCATCATCAGCGCCACGCGCACCGCGGCCTCCGCAGCACTCGCCGCGGACCGGCTGCACGCCGGCCGGCCGCGCCCGCGCCGCATCACGTTCTTCGGCACCGGCCTCATCGCCTGCTCCACGCACCGCTACCTCACCGGCACCGGCTGGGACTTCGACACGGTCACCATCCACGACCACAGCGCCGAGTACGCCCGTGGATTCGCCGACTACGTCTCCGGCACGGGTCACGAAGGGACGGTGACCGTCTCCGACGACGCCGAGACCGCCGTCCGCGGCTCCGACCTGATCGTCTTCGCCACCACGGCCGGCGAGCCGCACGTCCATGAACCGGACTGGTTCTCGCACAACCCGACCGTGCTCCACATCTCCCTGCGTGACCTCTCTCCCGCGATCATCCTGGGCTCCACCAACGTCGTCGACGACGTGGAGCACAGCCTCAAGGCGAACACCTCACCCCACTTGGCCGAACAGGCCACGGGCAACAGGTCGTTCATCAACGGAACGCTCAGTGACGTCCTCGACGGCACGGCCGAGCTTCCCACCGACCGCCCCCTGGTCTTCTCCCCGTTCGGCCTGGGCGTCCTGGACCTCGCCGTGGGCGTACACGTCTACGGCGAAGCGCTCCGCCGCGGCCTGGCGACACCGGTCCCCGGCTTCTTCCACGTCCTGAGCCGGTACGCGTAG
- a CDS encoding type II toxin-antitoxin system RelE family toxin → MSEYRTVFRPEAQAELRKIRRDMALRILAKLTELESDPLGFNTTALVSQPERRRLRGGDYRVVYTIDNGELVVWVVHVSTGFSAKYKKI, encoded by the coding sequence GTGAGTGAGTACCGAACCGTCTTCCGACCGGAGGCGCAGGCCGAGCTCCGGAAGATCCGTCGCGACATGGCCTTGCGCATCCTGGCCAAACTGACCGAGCTGGAGAGCGACCCCCTCGGCTTCAACACCACCGCGCTCGTGTCACAGCCAGAACGCCGTCGACTGCGGGGCGGCGACTACCGGGTCGTCTACACGATCGACAACGGAGAGCTCGTGGTGTGGGTCGTCCACGTCAGCACGGGATTCTCGGCAAAGTACAAGAAGATCTAG
- a CDS encoding ATP-binding protein, with amino-acid sequence MIGVIDTDGDRAEWSFPAEPGAVRNARAAVRRQLRGWDLDCVADLAALLVSELVTNSLRHATGPIGVRLLRPAALGDTLRVEVSDPLPDPPRERVARPEDESGRGLQLVAGSSRRWGTRPGAGGKTVWFELAVPG; translated from the coding sequence GTGATCGGCGTGATCGACACCGATGGTGACCGCGCCGAGTGGTCCTTCCCCGCGGAACCGGGCGCCGTGCGCAACGCCCGCGCGGCCGTCCGGCGCCAGCTACGCGGCTGGGACCTCGACTGCGTGGCCGACCTCGCCGCACTCCTGGTCAGCGAGCTGGTCACCAACTCCCTGCGGCACGCCACCGGCCCCATCGGCGTACGGCTGCTCCGTCCCGCCGCACTCGGCGACACCCTGCGGGTGGAGGTCTCCGACCCGCTCCCGGACCCGCCGCGCGAGCGCGTCGCCCGGCCCGAGGACGAGAGCGGGCGTGGCCTGCAGCTCGTCGCCGGGTCCTCACGCCGCTGGGGCACCAGGCCCGGCGCCGGCGGAAAGACCGTCTGGTTCGAACTGGCGGTGCCCGGGTGA
- a CDS encoding NUDIX domain-containing protein gives MSVREDQIIRELSHYIHEHPDEKMALMPVYDAAVDHSRNRGCTHDQRCPLVMAGAVVVDEQARVLCLRHEGGYALAEAEPEDQDNSLSEAALRLLAEEVGVWDVWTEPGAEGPFLVDVTRPGQHGYGRRLRVGMRYLFRAHSGAVFPSMIEAGAAAWVPLPEIGIPSVRRRVEHHLIGTR, from the coding sequence GTGAGTGTCAGAGAAGACCAGATCATCCGAGAGCTGTCCCACTACATACACGAACACCCCGACGAGAAGATGGCGCTGATGCCGGTCTATGACGCAGCCGTTGATCACTCGCGGAACCGGGGCTGCACCCACGACCAGCGCTGCCCGCTCGTAATGGCAGGGGCCGTCGTCGTCGATGAACAGGCTCGCGTCCTGTGCCTGCGACACGAAGGCGGCTACGCGCTCGCCGAGGCCGAGCCCGAGGATCAGGACAACTCCCTCAGCGAGGCCGCCTTACGCCTTCTGGCCGAGGAAGTCGGCGTCTGGGATGTGTGGACCGAGCCCGGCGCCGAGGGCCCGTTCCTGGTCGACGTGACGAGGCCGGGGCAGCACGGGTACGGACGCCGCCTCCGGGTCGGCATGCGCTACCTCTTCCGGGCCCACTCGGGCGCTGTCTTCCCCTCCATGATCGAAGCCGGTGCGGCAGCTTGGGTGCCTCTTCCCGAGATCGGCATCCCGTCAGTGCGCAGGCGCGTGGAGCACCACCTGATCGGAACCCGATGA
- a CDS encoding GntR family transcriptional regulator, which translates to MTFGEQPAYLRVAGDLRKKIVDGSLPPHTRLPSQARIREEYGVSDTVALEARKVLMAEGLVEGRSGSGTYVRERPVPRQVARSGFRPAGGATPFRQEQADAAVRGTWESRSEQAEAGAALAERLAIHPGDRVMRTKYLFRQAGEPMMLSTSWEPLAVTGRTPVMLPEEGPLGGMGVVERMRAIDVIVDNVTEEVGARPGLAEELHLLGGVPGHVVLVVQRTYYASGRPVETADVVIPADRYRVAYHLPVK; encoded by the coding sequence GTGACTTTCGGTGAGCAGCCGGCGTACCTGCGTGTCGCGGGTGATCTCCGCAAGAAGATCGTCGACGGTTCACTCCCGCCCCACACCCGGCTCCCCTCCCAGGCCCGCATCCGCGAGGAGTACGGCGTCTCGGACACGGTCGCGCTGGAGGCCCGCAAGGTGCTGATGGCCGAGGGACTGGTCGAGGGCCGTTCCGGCTCGGGGACGTACGTGCGCGAGCGGCCCGTGCCCCGGCAGGTGGCCCGCTCCGGGTTCCGTCCGGCCGGCGGGGCCACGCCGTTTCGGCAGGAGCAGGCCGACGCCGCCGTGCGCGGCACCTGGGAATCCAGGAGCGAACAGGCCGAGGCCGGCGCGGCGCTCGCCGAGCGGCTCGCGATCCACCCCGGCGACCGGGTCATGCGCACCAAGTACCTCTTCCGGCAGGCCGGTGAGCCGATGATGCTCTCCACCTCCTGGGAGCCCCTCGCCGTCACCGGCCGCACTCCGGTGATGCTGCCCGAGGAAGGGCCGCTGGGCGGGATGGGCGTGGTCGAGCGCATGCGGGCCATCGACGTCATCGTGGACAACGTCACCGAGGAGGTCGGCGCCCGCCCCGGCCTCGCCGAGGAGCTGCACCTGCTCGGCGGTGTCCCCGGCCATGTGGTCCTGGTCGTCCAGCGCACCTACTACGCCTCGGGCCGGCCGGTCGAGACGGCCGACGTGGTGATCCCGGCCGACCGCTACCGGGTCGCGTACCACCTGCCCGTGAAGTGA
- a CDS encoding RNA polymerase sigma factor sigma-70 region 4 domain-containing protein: MTLYDRALVEHLLPAVWDDEAAYGIRNPTAPDADMPKGSVDPKTATLLFAHLADIRRGWVTAPLTLEERQALVLRYGVDLPDTEAGTLQGVTDRAVRYRLERGVGKIAAHLNGREYVDGYDSLGHDDA, translated from the coding sequence GTGACCCTGTACGACCGGGCCCTGGTCGAGCACCTGCTCCCGGCGGTGTGGGACGACGAGGCGGCGTACGGAATCCGCAACCCCACGGCCCCGGACGCAGACATGCCCAAGGGCAGCGTCGACCCCAAGACGGCGACCCTGCTGTTCGCTCATTTGGCCGACATACGGCGAGGCTGGGTTACGGCGCCGCTCACTCTCGAAGAGCGCCAGGCCCTCGTCCTGCGCTACGGCGTCGACCTCCCGGACACCGAGGCCGGCACCCTCCAAGGAGTGACGGACCGGGCCGTCCGCTACCGGCTCGAACGCGGGGTCGGGAAGATCGCGGCACACCTCAACGGGCGCGAGTACGTGGACGGATACGACTCGCTCGGCCATGACGATGCGTAG
- a CDS encoding serpin family protein, which produces METRPDSRVGDEVVRAVNGLTARWAATAHDGTVLSATGVWPLLAFLTDGAAGPARAELAGALGVPAGQAAVAARELLAGLASVSGLEAALGLWTHHGLALREEWRAGLPAGTHGVFGDDLVTAQERLDGWAAERTGGLVERMPVTLTREARMVLAAALTLRTNWRQPFTELPLRPAAGPWQGRTLRGLHRRSVRPDRVGVAGTPDGFVTALTVPGDHGIDVHLVLGEERMTPGQVLAAGVGVVERGLPLTGGGGLPHGHVGPGLHVEQQPAAEPEPRTLDVTTVSYEVRADHDLLARPALFGLTTAADTRAGHFPGVSPHPLAVGEARQSAVARFGALGFRAAAVTAVMPAPAGGVPSYRYETTVVRAAFDRPFGFLATHRESRLVLMAGWVTDPAPYPAPGFGPAGR; this is translated from the coding sequence GTGGAGACCAGGCCGGACAGCCGGGTGGGCGACGAGGTCGTCCGCGCGGTGAACGGGCTCACGGCCCGATGGGCGGCGACCGCGCACGACGGCACGGTCCTCTCCGCGACCGGGGTCTGGCCCCTGCTGGCCTTCCTCACCGACGGCGCGGCCGGCCCGGCGCGGGCGGAGCTGGCCGGGGCGCTGGGCGTCCCCGCGGGACAGGCCGCCGTCGCCGCGCGGGAACTGCTGGCCGGGCTCGCGTCGGTGTCCGGTCTGGAGGCGGCGCTCGGCCTGTGGACCCACCACGGCCTGGCCCTGCGCGAGGAGTGGCGGGCCGGCCTGCCCGCCGGAACCCACGGCGTCTTCGGGGACGACCTGGTCACCGCGCAGGAGCGGCTGGACGGCTGGGCGGCCGAGCGGACCGGCGGGCTGGTCGAGCGCATGCCGGTGACGCTGACCCGGGAGGCGCGGATGGTGCTGGCCGCCGCGCTCACGCTGCGCACGAACTGGCGCCAGCCGTTCACGGAGCTGCCGCTGCGGCCCGCCGCCGGGCCCTGGCAGGGCCGTACCCTGCGCGGACTGCACCGGCGCAGCGTCCGGCCGGACCGCGTCGGGGTGGCGGGCACCCCGGACGGCTTCGTCACCGCGCTGACGGTGCCCGGGGACCACGGCATCGACGTCCACCTGGTACTCGGCGAGGAACGGATGACGCCCGGTCAGGTGCTGGCGGCCGGCGTGGGCGTGGTGGAGCGCGGCCTGCCGCTCACCGGGGGCGGCGGGCTGCCGCACGGGCACGTTGGCCCCGGCCTGCACGTGGAGCAGCAGCCGGCCGCCGAGCCGGAACCGAGGACGCTGGACGTGACGACCGTGTCGTACGAGGTGCGGGCCGACCACGACCTGCTCGCCCGGCCCGCCCTGTTCGGCCTCACGACGGCGGCGGACACCCGGGCCGGCCACTTCCCCGGGGTGAGTCCCCACCCGCTGGCCGTCGGCGAGGCCCGCCAGTCGGCGGTGGCCCGGTTCGGCGCGCTCGGTTTCCGGGCGGCGGCGGTCACGGCGGTCATGCCCGCACCGGCCGGCGGGGTCCCGTCGTACCGCTACGAGACGACGGTCGTCCGCGCCGCCTTCGACCGCCCCTTCGGCTTCCTCGCCACCCACCGCGAGTCCCGCCTGGTGCTGATGGCGGGCTGGGTGACGGACCCGGCACCGTACCCGGCACCGGGCTTCGGACCGGCCGGACGGTGA
- the dapF gene encoding diaminopimelate epimerase, which yields MRFRKIHGAGNDFILFTDPGPRAGTDWAKEAERLCARRTGVGADGLVVSRFVSPTSTVLDVDCFNADGSTATMCGNALRCAAWAAQCDQGFRTMQLRMAGVMHEATVDADSVWVTADVGAIQPRVLQTVINGRPTWFDSAHTGTEHVVAVVENVDAIHTEVVGRVVRHHKNVAPLGTNVNFVQHLGGQALKIRTYERGVEAETLSCGSGAVAAVVIATMRGLVARREVTVHNEAGEPLTVRPHDDHPNRAAWVGGPVTQTFEGVLA from the coding sequence ATGCGCTTTCGCAAGATCCACGGAGCGGGCAACGACTTCATCCTCTTCACGGACCCCGGCCCGCGAGCTGGCACGGACTGGGCCAAGGAGGCGGAACGCCTCTGCGCCAGACGGACCGGAGTGGGTGCGGATGGCCTGGTCGTCAGCCGCTTCGTCAGCCCCACCTCCACGGTGCTCGATGTCGACTGCTTCAACGCGGACGGCTCGACCGCAACGATGTGCGGCAATGCGCTGCGCTGCGCGGCCTGGGCGGCCCAGTGCGACCAGGGCTTCCGAACCATGCAGCTCCGCATGGCCGGCGTCATGCACGAGGCCACCGTCGACGCCGACTCTGTCTGGGTCACGGCTGACGTGGGCGCCATCCAGCCCCGAGTCTTACAGACGGTCATCAACGGCAGGCCGACGTGGTTCGACAGCGCGCACACCGGCACGGAACACGTCGTCGCCGTCGTGGAGAACGTGGACGCCATCCACACCGAAGTGGTCGGCCGAGTCGTCCGGCACCACAAGAACGTGGCGCCGCTGGGTACGAACGTCAACTTCGTCCAGCACCTCGGCGGCCAGGCGCTCAAGATCCGCACCTACGAACGGGGCGTCGAGGCCGAGACCCTCTCCTGCGGCAGCGGAGCCGTCGCCGCCGTCGTCATCGCCACCATGCGTGGCCTCGTCGCCAGGCGCGAGGTCACCGTCCACAACGAGGCCGGTGAGCCTCTCACCGTCCGTCCGCACGACGACCACCCGAATCGGGCCGCCTGGGTTGGCGGGCCGGTAACCCAAACCTTCGAAGGGGTACTCGCATGA
- a CDS encoding AzlD domain-containing protein, with translation MTIVLMGAATFALRFCFFGPLNAERMPARVEQALPYVMPAVLMAIIVPSVILAPSPGDGPGWLSPYLVGAGVGFGVGAVKKDNFFLVFASAVVAFALAKFLL, from the coding sequence ATGACGATCGTGTTGATGGGCGCGGCGACCTTCGCTCTGAGGTTCTGCTTCTTCGGACCGCTGAATGCGGAGCGGATGCCGGCCCGCGTCGAGCAGGCACTGCCCTACGTGATGCCCGCCGTCCTGATGGCGATCATCGTTCCCTCCGTGATCCTGGCCCCCTCGCCGGGCGACGGACCGGGCTGGCTCTCTCCGTACCTGGTGGGCGCCGGGGTCGGGTTCGGTGTGGGCGCGGTCAAGAAGGACAACTTCTTCCTCGTCTTCGCGTCCGCCGTCGTCGCCTTCGCCCTGGCCAAGTTCCTGCTGTGA
- a CDS encoding type II toxin-antitoxin system Phd/YefM family antitoxin, protein MTQPLPIESIRDVRAHLAEVVERADRDDVPTVITRRGKQVAAVVSIEVLRKYQEWEEREINRIIDERMANPVPGIPIEDIMRETLARGE, encoded by the coding sequence ATGACGCAGCCCCTACCCATAGAGTCCATCCGCGACGTACGCGCGCACCTAGCCGAGGTCGTGGAGCGCGCCGATCGAGACGACGTGCCCACCGTGATCACCCGACGGGGCAAGCAGGTCGCCGCCGTCGTCTCCATCGAGGTGCTGCGCAAGTACCAGGAGTGGGAAGAGCGCGAGATCAACCGGATCATCGACGAGCGCATGGCCAACCCTGTACCCGGCATCCCGATCGAGGACATCATGAGGGAGACGCTGGCGCGCGGTGAGTGA
- a CDS encoding DUF5753 domain-containing protein, giving the protein MYVEWHKMEGDGLKWAQESALPLWERTQHFRFYSPSLIPGPVQTASYIKALLTSIRNRRGLIDDVDAAVEVRLEKQKIVYTPRTFVILLEESALYNRIGGTDVMAGQLGYLISAMALPTVSIGIIPRDIDRPLMPVEGFFMFDDHTVKVELVSAHLTVVQKHELAMYARTFTELHEHAVIGSAARELITRAIESQG; this is encoded by the coding sequence ATGTACGTCGAGTGGCACAAGATGGAGGGCGACGGGCTCAAGTGGGCACAGGAGTCCGCCCTCCCCCTCTGGGAGCGAACACAGCACTTCCGGTTCTATTCGCCGTCGCTCATCCCTGGGCCCGTGCAAACTGCTTCCTACATCAAGGCGTTGCTAACCTCCATCCGTAACCGTCGCGGCTTGATCGACGACGTAGACGCGGCTGTCGAGGTCCGCCTAGAGAAGCAGAAGATCGTCTATACGCCGCGCACGTTCGTCATCCTTCTGGAGGAGAGCGCCCTCTATAACCGCATCGGCGGGACGGACGTGATGGCCGGCCAACTCGGCTATCTGATCAGCGCTATGGCCTTGCCCACGGTGAGCATCGGCATCATTCCCCGCGACATCGACCGCCCACTCATGCCCGTCGAGGGCTTTTTCATGTTCGACGACCACACCGTCAAGGTCGAACTGGTGTCGGCGCATCTAACGGTCGTACAGAAGCACGAACTTGCCATGTATGCCAGAACGTTCACGGAGCTGCACGAACATGCCGTCATTGGCAGCGCTGCGCGTGAACTCATCACCCGCGCCATCGAATCTCAAGGGTGA
- a CDS encoding PIN domain-containing protein, whose translation MKEPAARSLVLDSQALSLLLRNDRQMITRIEAARRVGVPVLVSALTVVEAVYGKTDTARLRWLLSRLQVQDVTQADSLTAVQLLSDAGGLHGHKYAIDALVAAMALRSPAPVLVLTSDRDDWSKLCGDQVQIKDV comes from the coding sequence ATGAAGGAGCCTGCGGCCAGGTCCCTGGTGCTCGACTCCCAGGCACTGTCACTACTGCTGCGCAACGACCGCCAGATGATCACCCGGATCGAGGCCGCCCGGCGCGTAGGTGTGCCCGTCCTCGTGTCGGCCCTGACGGTGGTGGAGGCCGTCTACGGGAAGACGGATACCGCCCGGCTGCGCTGGCTTCTCTCCCGCCTTCAGGTCCAAGACGTCACCCAGGCGGACAGTCTCACCGCGGTGCAGCTGCTGAGCGACGCAGGCGGCCTACACGGGCACAAGTACGCCATCGACGCCCTCGTCGCCGCGATGGCGCTTCGCTCCCCGGCACCCGTCCTCGTACTGACCTCGGATCGCGACGACTGGTCGAAACTGTGCGGCGACCAAGTGCAGATCAAGGACGTCTGA
- a CDS encoding DUF6879 family protein, whose amino-acid sequence MSSPPTFKELFRDCQRTAVHLEARDAYSKTDSAFVDWKAGKSIDPAKRWAAWHAIVSEAVSRGVEVRRARIVSTPVSEYIRFEHEVTEGLNVAAGEQVRWLPRRNASDLLLPGNDFWLFDSRLLYLNHFDGEGEPTEPEITEDPEIAKLCDTAFEAVWNRATPHAEFAAY is encoded by the coding sequence TTGTCGAGTCCCCCGACGTTTAAGGAGCTGTTCCGCGACTGCCAGCGGACGGCTGTTCACCTGGAAGCCCGCGACGCCTACAGCAAGACGGACTCCGCCTTCGTTGACTGGAAGGCCGGCAAGTCCATCGACCCGGCCAAGCGCTGGGCCGCCTGGCACGCCATCGTCTCGGAGGCTGTCTCGCGAGGTGTCGAGGTGCGTCGAGCCCGCATCGTGTCGACGCCCGTGAGCGAGTACATCCGCTTCGAGCACGAGGTGACCGAGGGGCTGAACGTCGCGGCGGGTGAGCAGGTGCGATGGCTTCCCCGGCGAAACGCCTCGGATCTGCTTCTTCCGGGGAACGACTTCTGGCTGTTCGATTCCCGGCTGCTGTACCTGAACCACTTTGACGGCGAAGGCGAGCCCACAGAGCCCGAGATCACCGAAGACCCGGAGATCGCGAAACTCTGCGATACGGCTTTCGAGGCCGTATGGAATCGGGCAACGCCACACGCAGAGTTCGCAGCGTACTGA